The Cupriavidus necator N-1 DNA window GGGACCCGAAGTCATTCCGGGCTCCCAGGCACACGAGTCTCGCGCCGGCGCTGGGATGACCCTCCGCGGGCGGGACAAGGTACGAGCCGCTGCAATCTGGCGGCTGTCTGATGTGGGAGCGTGCGCTGCAACCTTAGCTGCAACCCGCGACAACCCGGCATTCTACCGGATCGCGCGACGCGCAAGCATACGCTATTTCCCGGATTTTGACGGGGTGCAACGGTTTTCGTTCCGTGGGTGGCGCATGCTGCGCCCGCCTGGCGGCCTATGCGGCACTCGCCGCATTCGCCTCCGCTACGATGTTAGATGGGGGCAGATCGGCACCGGGCAAGGGTGCTCCCCCCAGCACGCGGAGTTCGCGCTGCGGATAGGGGATGGAAATCCCATGCTCGCGGAGCGTGCGCCAGATCGCGCGGTTCATCGCGGACTGCACGCCCAGCTTGCCGTTCTGCGGATCGGCCACGAAGACCGCGACCTCGTACTCGATGCCGCTGTCGGCAAACAGCACCAGGAAAGCGGCGGGCTCCGGTTCGGGCAGCACGCGCGGCAGGTTGCGCACGCACGCGGTCAGCAGCGCGATCACCGTTTCCGGATCGGCGTTGTAGTCTGCCTGCACCCGGGTAGCCACGCGCACATTGGTGTTGGAGAACGAATGGTTCTGCACCGGCTGCGCCACCAGCTGCTCGTTCGGCACCAGGGTTTCGCCATCGCCGTTGCGCACCACCGTGTAGCGGGTGCGGATCTGCGACACGATGCCGGTGTACTTGTCCACCGTGATCTGGTCGCCCAGCTTGACCGAGCGGTCCAGCAGGATGATGAAGCCGGAGATGTAGTTGCTGGCGATCTTCTGCAAACCCAGCCCCAGGCCCACGCCCAGCGCGCCACCGAACACCGACAGCACGGTCAGGTCGATCCCCACCAGCGACAGGCTCAGCAGCAGCGACACCAGCAGCAGCAAGGCCTTGGAGATGCGCGTCAGCACCACCTTCAGGTTGCCGTCGAGGTTGGTCGAGCGCATCAGCCGCTCTTCCAGCCAGGAACCGAACCACAGCGCCACCAGCACCGTCAGCAGGATCCAGACCACCGCCATCAGGGTGTCGGCCAGGTTGATCTTCTGCTTGCCGCCGATCGAGAAGCGCACGCCCTCCATCCACGCCACCACGTCCGCCAGCACACCCAGCACGTACAGCGCCATGCCGGCCCACACCAGCGTGGTCAGCACCTTCTCCACCAGCAGCAGCATGCCGTGCAGCTGGCCGCTGCCCGACATTACCCGGCGCAGCACATAGAAGGTGAAATTCAGGAAGGTGATGCCGAACAGCGGCACCAGCGCCAGGCGCAGCACGCTGATCGGGATCAGCGGCGCCAGCGCGAAGCGGGCGATCAGCACCAGCACCCAGCCGGCCAGCGGGAACATGGCGCGCTCGAGGCTGGCGGCGGCAAAGCGCACGGAGAAGCTTGAGCTTTCGTAGCGCGCTTCCAGGCGCCGCACCACGAAGCGCGCCAGCGGCCACGCCACCAGCAGGCAGCCGGCCAGTACCAGCAGCTGCCAGAAGAAGCCCGGCCCGCCTGCGTCGCGGATCAGGTCGTCCAGCATCTTGCCGAACATGGAATGGGAGGCCTTCAGGTCCTTCAGGCCGCCCAGGTCGGACAGGGTCTCACCGTTCATGGAGGAAACTCAGGGTTGGCGCGGCCGCCCGCGCGATCGGCGGGCGGCCCGGCAGGCACGGCCGCTCAGCTGGTGCGTTCCAGCACCGCGGCAAAGAAGCCGTCGGTCTGGTGCAGGTGCGGATACAGGGCAAACATGCCGTTGTCCGGCAGCCCGGTCACTTCGATCTTCTGCTCGGCCAGCACTTCGGCGGCCGGCACCAGGCGGAAGTTGGGGTGCGCAGCCAGGAAGTCGCGCACGATCTGCTCGTTTTCAGCTTCCAGCACGCTGCAGGTCGCGTAGACCACGCGGCCGCCGCCCTTCACCAGCCGCGCGGCCGAGTCCAGGATCGCGCTCTGCTTGGCAGTCAGTTCCAGCACCGACTCCGGCGATTGCCGCCACTTCAGGTCGGGGTTGCGGCGCAGCGTGCCCAGCCCGCTGCAGGGCGCGTCGACCAGCACGCGGTCGGCCTTGCCGGCCAGGCGCTTGATCTTGGCGTCGCGCTCGGAGTCGATCAGCACCGGGTGGACGTTGGACAGCCCGCTGCGCGCCAGCCGCGGCTTCAGGTTGGCCAGGCGCTTTTCCGATACGTCAAAGGCATAGAGCCGGCCGGTGGAGCGCATCGCCGCGCCGAGCGCCAGGGTCTTGCCGCCCGCGCCGGCGCAGAAGTCGACCACCATCTCGCCGCGCTTGGGTGCGACCAGGTTGCACAGCAGCTGGCTGCCCTCATCCTGCACCTCGACCAGGCCGTTGACGAAGATCGGCAGTTGGTTCAGCGCCGGCTTGCCGGCCATGCGGATGCCGGCCGGCGCCATCGGCGTGGGCTCGGCGCCCAGGCCGGCGGCCTGCAGCTCGGCCAGTGCGGCCTCGCGGCTGGTCTTGGCCAGGTTGACGCGCAGGTCCAGCGGCGCCGGACGCAGCAGCGCGTCGCCCAGGGCCGCCGCAAAGGCCTCGCCGTGGCCGCGCACCAGTTCATCGTAGAGCCACTCGGGCAGGTTGGCGCGCACGCGCGGCGCCAGGCTGGAGCGCTCGATCGTGGTCAGTCGGTCCAGCCACTCGGCTTCTTCGGGATGCAGGAACGGCGTCAGCGTGTCGCGGCCCAGGGTCGCGGCCAGGCCCAGCAGCGCCAGCCGGCGCGAGGTCGCGCCCGTGCCGCTTTCGGCAAACTGCGCAAACTCGACGCGCCGGCGCAGCACCGCGTAGATGGCCTCGGCAATGATGCCGCGCTCGCGGTGGCCAAGCTTGCTGTTCTCGCGGAAGTAGTAGCTCACCACGGCATCGGCCGGGCGCGCAAACAGCATGACCTTGCCGAGCAGGCGGTCGATATGCTGGATATGGGTGGCATGCAGGCCGCCGTGCGAGCGGACCGCGGCGCCGTCGGCATTGGGCGACTTGCGGATGGGGCTGCCCTTGCCCTTGCTGCGCACGGGGGCGCGTCCTTCGCTGCGCGGGGATCGGGTTCCTGCCTGGGTGCGACTCATGCCTTGACTCCTCCCGCCGGGGTATTGGCGGAGATGGCCATCAGCAATTGCGATTCGGCCGGGTTGATAACGTTGACTACGCCGTCCTGCAGTTGCAGGCGGTTCTCGACGAACCATTGCACGGCGCGGGGATAGATCACGTGCTCGCATTCGAGCAGGCGCGCGGCCAGGCTCTCGGGCGTGTCCGCGGGCTGCACATCAAGTGCAGCCTGGATCACGATCGGGCCATGGTCGAGTTCAGGGGTGACAAAGTGCACGGTGGCGCCATGCAGCTTGACGCCGGCGTCCAGCGCCTGCTTGTGGGTGTTCAGGCCCGGGAAGCACGGCAGCAGCGACGGATGGATATTCAGCAGCCGGCCCGCATAGCGGTCGACGAAGCCGGGCGTGAGTATACGCATGAAACCGGCAAGTACCACCAGGTCGGGCGCGTAGGCGTCGATGGCCTCGGCCAAAGCCGCGTCGAAAGCAGCACGGTCAGGGTGCTGGCGATGGTCGACCACGCCGGTTTCGATGCCCTGCTGCTGCGCGAATTGCAGCCCGGCGGCATCCGGCCGGTTCGACAGTACTGCCGCCACCCGGGCAGGCCAGCCGCCCCCCGCGCAGGCACGGACGATGGCTTCCATATTGGAGCCTCGCCCGGAAATCAAGATGACAATTTTTTTCATCGCGCAATTCTACCAAGGCAAGGCGCTAAACTCCGGTAAAGCCAACGCATTACGTGCTTAATTCACGAGAATCGGACAGGGCGCGATGTCTCTAACATGTGACGGCGTGACCGTATACCCCCGATTGATGGATTGTGACGCTTCGCCCCCTCTGCTAGAGTGGGCGCTACGTCCACGCGCCAACCCTGTGCCTGACACAGTGCTCGCCAAGAGCTGGTGACAACAAGGACGAAACGGGAATTTGAACGGGAATTCGCATGTCGAACGCTGCACCGACGTTGTTGGTGGTCGATGATCATCCTATGGCTTTGTCAGGCACTACGGCTTTTCTCGCCGAAGTCATGCCGGATGTGGCCGTCCATGCCGCCGGCAGTGCCCGCGAAGCCCTGACAAGCCTGCAGCAGGGGTTGCGCCCCGATATCGTGCTGCTCGATATCTGGCTGAACGATGGCACGGGCTTCGACGCCATGCAGTCGTTCAAGACCGTCATTCCTGGCGCACGCTTCATCTTCATGTCCGCCGAGGCCACCCCCGAGATCGTCGGTCGCGCCCGCGCGCTGTCGGCCTGCGGCTTCGTCGGCAAGCACCTTGATGCCAATGCCTTCACCGCCGCGGTGCGCAAGGTGCTGGCAGGCGACACCTCCTTCCCCACCGATGAGGCCCTGAACGGCCGCGCGCAGTCGTTCGGGCCCGCCCACGGCATTCCGGTCACGCCGGCCGAACTCGGCCTGACGCCGCGCCAGGGCTCGGTGCTGGCGCTGGTGCTGGAAGGCCTGCCGAACAAGGTGATCGCGCGCCGCCTGGGGCTGACCGAGAACACCGTCAAGGAACACGTGTCGGCCATCCTGCAGCGCCTGGGCGTGCGCACGCGCATGCAGGTAATGTCGCGCATGGAGCGGTTCCGCCTGCGCCAGTAACGCAGGCCGGCACCCTTCGCCGTCCTCCCCCCGCCCTACGCCGGCCGCAGCCAGCGGCGCAGCAACAGCCGCAGCGAAGCCGGGTCCACCGGCTTGGGCAGCACGAAATACCCCGCCTCTTCCGCCGCCGCCAGCGCGGCGGATTTCAGGTCGCCGGTCAGCAGCGCGCTGCGCGCCTGCGGCTGCGTGTTCTGCCAGCGCTCGAGCAAATCCAGTCCGTTCTCGCTGCCGGGCAGGCGCAGGTCGCAGAAGATGATGTCCGGGCGCAGGCCCTTGGCAAACAGCTTGTCAGCCTCGGCGCCGTGCGCGGCGCAGGCCACGCGGATGCCCCAGGCCTCCATCAGCGCGATCCAGGCCTTGCGGATCTGGCTGTCGTCGTCGACCACCAGCACCGTGCCCTGCAGGCGGTCGGGCTTGGCCTCTTCTGCCTGCGCCATCGCGCGCATCTCGCGCACGCTGGCCACGGTCTCGGCCGGCACCGTCGCCAGCGCGAACCAGAACACCGAACCCTTGCCCGGCACCGAGCGCACGCCATAGGTGCCGCGCATCAGGCGCACGCATTCCTTGAAGATGGCCAGCCCCAGGCCCTGCGACGGGTCGCGCTGCGGGTTATGGACCTGGTAGTACGGCGAAAAGATGTCGGGCAGGTGCTCCGGTGTCACGCCGGCGCCGGTATCCCAGACTTCCAGCCGCACACTCTTGCGGCGCTGGCGCGCGGTCACCAGCACGCCGCCGCGCTGGGTGTAGCGCAGCGCGTTCTGCACCAGGTTGAACAGGGCCCGGCGCAACAGCACCGGCTCGGCCATGGCGTACAGCTCGTCGGGCACGCGCGGGGTCAGGGTCAGGCCGCTTTCGCGCGCATCGGCGGCAAACTGGCTCATCACGTCGCGGATCAGAGCGCCCAGCTCGCATGGCTCCAGCGTCGGCAGGACCTTGCGCCCTTCCAGCTTGGACAGGTCCAGCAGCGAACGGAACAAGAGGTCGATGGTCTGGGTGCCCGCCGCCACCTGCTCCACCAGCGGATGCAGCGCCGACGACTGGTTGCGCGCGCGCAGCGCCTCCACCAGCATCACCAGCGCATGCACCGGCTGGCGCAGGTCGTGGCTGGCGGCGGCCAGGAAGCGCGACTTCTCCTCGCTGGCATGCAGCGCGCGCTCTTTTTCCTCCTGGAACTGCTTGGCCAGGCGGCGGCTGTCGCCCTCGAGCTGGATGGCGCGCACCAGCGTGACCTGCAGGTTGAAGGCATGGCGCGACAGCATCCCCCCGTAGATCACCAGCAGTCCCTGCACATAGGCGCCATGGCCGGGGAAGGCGAATTCCGCCATCAGGATGTTGGGCACCAGGATCGGCACGCCGGCATAGACCAGGTTCGACGGCACCGGCGCCTGCGACACCGCGCCGCCAGCCAGCACCCCAAGGGTCAGCAGGTACAGCACGCTGGAGAACACCGCCGAGCCTGTATACAAATGCAGCAGTGCCGAGCTGCCCCAGGTTACGC harbors:
- a CDS encoding mechanosensitive ion channel family protein, which gives rise to MNGETLSDLGGLKDLKASHSMFGKMLDDLIRDAGGPGFFWQLLVLAGCLLVAWPLARFVVRRLEARYESSSFSVRFAAASLERAMFPLAGWVLVLIARFALAPLIPISVLRLALVPLFGITFLNFTFYVLRRVMSGSGQLHGMLLLVEKVLTTLVWAGMALYVLGVLADVVAWMEGVRFSIGGKQKINLADTLMAVVWILLTVLVALWFGSWLEERLMRSTNLDGNLKVVLTRISKALLLLVSLLLSLSLVGIDLTVLSVFGGALGVGLGLGLQKIASNYISGFIILLDRSVKLGDQITVDKYTGIVSQIRTRYTVVRNGDGETLVPNEQLVAQPVQNHSFSNTNVRVATRVQADYNADPETVIALLTACVRNLPRVLPEPEPAAFLVLFADSGIEYEVAVFVADPQNGKLGVQSAMNRAIWRTLREHGISIPYPQRELRVLGGAPLPGADLPPSNIVAEANAASAA
- a CDS encoding RsmB/NOP family class I SAM-dependent RNA methyltransferase, yielding MSRTQAGTRSPRSEGRAPVRSKGKGSPIRKSPNADGAAVRSHGGLHATHIQHIDRLLGKVMLFARPADAVVSYYFRENSKLGHRERGIIAEAIYAVLRRRVEFAQFAESGTGATSRRLALLGLAATLGRDTLTPFLHPEEAEWLDRLTTIERSSLAPRVRANLPEWLYDELVRGHGEAFAAALGDALLRPAPLDLRVNLAKTSREAALAELQAAGLGAEPTPMAPAGIRMAGKPALNQLPIFVNGLVEVQDEGSQLLCNLVAPKRGEMVVDFCAGAGGKTLALGAAMRSTGRLYAFDVSEKRLANLKPRLARSGLSNVHPVLIDSERDAKIKRLAGKADRVLVDAPCSGLGTLRRNPDLKWRQSPESVLELTAKQSAILDSAARLVKGGGRVVYATCSVLEAENEQIVRDFLAAHPNFRLVPAAEVLAEQKIEVTGLPDNGMFALYPHLHQTDGFFAAVLERTS
- the purN gene encoding phosphoribosylglycinamide formyltransferase, translated to MKKIVILISGRGSNMEAIVRACAGGGWPARVAAVLSNRPDAAGLQFAQQQGIETGVVDHRQHPDRAAFDAALAEAIDAYAPDLVVLAGFMRILTPGFVDRYAGRLLNIHPSLLPCFPGLNTHKQALDAGVKLHGATVHFVTPELDHGPIVIQAALDVQPADTPESLAARLLECEHVIYPRAVQWFVENRLQLQDGVVNVINPAESQLLMAISANTPAGGVKA
- a CDS encoding response regulator → MSNAAPTLLVVDDHPMALSGTTAFLAEVMPDVAVHAAGSAREALTSLQQGLRPDIVLLDIWLNDGTGFDAMQSFKTVIPGARFIFMSAEATPEIVGRARALSACGFVGKHLDANAFTAAVRKVLAGDTSFPTDEALNGRAQSFGPAHGIPVTPAELGLTPRQGSVLALVLEGLPNKVIARRLGLTENTVKEHVSAILQRLGVRTRMQVMSRMERFRLRQ
- a CDS encoding hybrid sensor histidine kinase/response regulator produces the protein MKALPNRFFSRLLPRVLPQATAQLDVETRAKLMAIVHKNSPTAIVASVLLPALTTLGFWNDVSHSALLGWCAVMLLLTAGGLWFYVGYQRDHASMSRSAHTRKWWNNMRAVAFLTGVTWGSSALLHLYTGSAVFSSVLYLLTLGVLAGGAVSQAPVPSNLVYAGVPILVPNILMAEFAFPGHGAYVQGLLVIYGGMLSRHAFNLQVTLVRAIQLEGDSRRLAKQFQEEKERALHASEEKSRFLAAASHDLRQPVHALVMLVEALRARNQSSALHPLVEQVAAGTQTIDLLFRSLLDLSKLEGRKVLPTLEPCELGALIRDVMSQFAADARESGLTLTPRVPDELYAMAEPVLLRRALFNLVQNALRYTQRGGVLVTARQRRKSVRLEVWDTGAGVTPEHLPDIFSPYYQVHNPQRDPSQGLGLAIFKECVRLMRGTYGVRSVPGKGSVFWFALATVPAETVASVREMRAMAQAEEAKPDRLQGTVLVVDDDSQIRKAWIALMEAWGIRVACAAHGAEADKLFAKGLRPDIIFCDLRLPGSENGLDLLERWQNTQPQARSALLTGDLKSAALAAAEEAGYFVLPKPVDPASLRLLLRRWLRPA